A genomic segment from Methanolobus zinderi encodes:
- the clpB gene encoding ATP-dependent chaperone ClpB — translation MDLNRFTQKAQEAIQGSTTIAARYMNQQIDCEHLLLALLEQTGGLVPTLLRNMDVPVEKVAQKVETYLEGLPQVSGPGGEQVYMSQTMRRVLDTASREAGKMQDEYVSVEHLLLAIVGEKGCEGSRILAGEGVTKDRLEDVVKQVRGNRRVTSENPEATMEPLKKYGIDFTELASQGKLDPVIGRDQEIRHSIEILSRRRKNNPVLIGEAGVGKTAIVEGLAQRVAKRDVPEAMKDKRIIALDMGALVAGAKFRGEFEERLKAVLKEVADSEGQIILFIDEIHTIVGAGATEGAMDAGNLLKPMLARGELHCIGATTVDEYRKYIEKDAALERRFLPVFVEEPGVEDTISILRGLKEKYEVHHGVRLKDSALVAAAVMSDRYISDRFLPDKAIDLVDEAAAKKRTAIDSKPAELDEADRKIMQLEIEREALKKEKDEASKERLENLEKELADIRAESDALRARWSTEKETISKLGSLKQQIEETKVQLELAENDNNLELASRLKYGTLIPLQREYAEEEERLKDVQADMLLNEEVGEEDVAEVVSEWTHIPVTRLMEGQREKLVHFAEKLHEHIIGQNEAVESVADAVIRNYAGIKDPRKPIGSFIFLGPTGVGKTELVKALASELFDDPDNMVRIDMSEYMEKHTVARMIGAPPGYIGHEEGGQLTEAVRRRPYSVVLFDEIEKAHPDVFNIMLQILDDGRLTDSKGRTVDFRNTLIIMTSNIFAGDLTELLTKEEEYSPEQGYAEPESKEMSYQELQIRAMEELGKYFRPEFLNRIDEVVLFHALKPEELAQIVELKVRDLEARLKEKRIRLEITDAAKQYLGRAGYSETFGARPLNRVIQHEVETRIAKLIVAGEVPEGSTVTVDSNGKDILVDVSEEEQ, via the coding sequence ATGGATCTTAATCGTTTTACACAAAAAGCCCAGGAAGCAATACAGGGCTCAACAACTATTGCTGCAAGGTATATGAACCAGCAGATCGACTGTGAACATCTGCTCCTTGCATTGCTCGAGCAGACCGGAGGACTTGTGCCGACACTGCTCCGGAACATGGATGTACCTGTGGAAAAGGTGGCCCAGAAGGTAGAAACATATCTTGAAGGACTTCCACAGGTGTCAGGACCCGGTGGCGAGCAGGTCTACATGAGTCAGACAATGCGCAGGGTACTGGATACGGCTTCACGTGAAGCAGGTAAGATGCAGGACGAATACGTGAGCGTAGAGCATCTCCTGCTTGCAATCGTCGGTGAGAAAGGCTGTGAAGGAAGCAGGATACTTGCCGGCGAAGGCGTAACAAAGGACAGGCTAGAAGATGTTGTGAAGCAGGTAAGAGGTAACAGGAGAGTCACCTCGGAAAACCCGGAGGCAACAATGGAACCACTCAAGAAATACGGTATAGATTTCACAGAACTGGCATCTCAGGGTAAGCTTGATCCAGTTATTGGCAGGGACCAGGAGATCAGGCACTCCATAGAGATCCTGTCACGACGCAGAAAGAACAATCCTGTGCTCATAGGTGAGGCAGGTGTGGGTAAGACTGCTATTGTGGAAGGGCTTGCTCAGCGTGTGGCAAAGCGTGACGTTCCCGAGGCCATGAAGGATAAGAGGATCATTGCTCTGGACATGGGTGCACTGGTAGCAGGTGCCAAGTTCCGTGGTGAGTTTGAGGAAAGGCTTAAGGCCGTACTCAAGGAAGTTGCCGATTCGGAAGGTCAGATCATTCTCTTCATAGACGAGATACACACCATAGTCGGTGCAGGTGCAACCGAGGGTGCAATGGATGCAGGAAACCTGCTCAAACCAATGCTAGCCCGTGGTGAGCTGCACTGTATCGGTGCCACAACTGTTGACGAGTACCGCAAGTACATCGAGAAGGATGCAGCCCTTGAACGCCGTTTCCTGCCGGTCTTCGTTGAAGAGCCCGGTGTGGAGGATACAATATCCATACTGCGTGGATTGAAGGAGAAATATGAGGTCCATCATGGTGTACGCCTTAAGGACTCGGCACTTGTTGCGGCTGCTGTTATGAGTGACCGCTATATAAGTGACAGGTTCCTTCCTGACAAGGCGATCGACCTTGTGGACGAGGCTGCCGCAAAGAAGAGGACTGCAATTGACAGCAAGCCCGCCGAGCTCGACGAGGCCGACCGTAAGATCATGCAGCTTGAGATTGAGCGTGAAGCCCTGAAAAAGGAGAAGGACGAAGCTTCCAAGGAAAGGCTCGAGAACCTGGAAAAGGAACTTGCGGACATCCGTGCGGAATCCGATGCACTCAGGGCCAGGTGGAGCACCGAGAAGGAAACAATCTCAAAACTTGGTTCGCTCAAACAGCAGATCGAGGAGACCAAGGTGCAACTCGAGCTTGCTGAGAACGACAACAACCTGGAGCTTGCATCAAGGCTCAAGTACGGAACTCTAATTCCTCTCCAGCGTGAATATGCGGAGGAGGAAGAGAGGCTCAAGGATGTGCAGGCAGATATGCTTCTCAACGAAGAGGTAGGCGAGGAGGATGTCGCAGAGGTCGTGAGTGAATGGACCCACATCCCGGTTACAAGGCTTATGGAGGGCCAGCGTGAGAAGCTGGTACACTTTGCAGAGAAGCTGCACGAGCATATCATCGGCCAGAACGAGGCAGTAGAATCAGTTGCGGATGCGGTCATACGTAACTATGCAGGTATAAAGGACCCACGCAAACCCATTGGCAGTTTCATCTTCCTGGGTCCCACAGGTGTGGGTAAGACCGAGCTTGTAAAAGCACTTGCATCAGAACTGTTCGATGACCCGGACAACATGGTGCGTATTGACATGTCCGAGTATATGGAGAAGCACACCGTTGCCCGTATGATAGGAGCACCTCCGGGTTATATCGGTCATGAGGAAGGAGGCCAGCTCACAGAAGCTGTGCGCCGAAGGCCGTACTCAGTGGTACTCTTCGATGAGATCGAAAAGGCCCATCCCGATGTGTTCAACATCATGCTGCAGATACTGGATGACGGAAGGCTGACAGACTCCAAGGGACGTACTGTTGACTTTAGGAACACCCTGATAATCATGACCTCCAACATCTTTGCAGGTGATCTGACAGAGCTGCTCACAAAGGAGGAAGAATACAGTCCTGAGCAGGGATACGCAGAGCCTGAGAGTAAAGAAATGAGCTACCAGGAGCTCCAGATCAGGGCAATGGAGGAGCTTGGTAAGTACTTCAGACCTGAGTTCCTCAACCGTATCGATGAGGTTGTTCTCTTCCACGCCCTCAAGCCCGAGGAGCTTGCACAGATCGTCGAGCTTAAGGTAAGGGATCTTGAAGCAAGGCTAAAGGAGAAGCGCATCCGCCTTGAGATCACAGATGCTGCAAAGCAGTACTTGGGCAGGGCAGGATACAGTGAGACCTTCGGTGCCAGACCTCTGAACAGGGTCATCCAGCACGAGGTCGAGACAAGAATTGCCAAACTCATAGTTGCAGGTGAGGTCCCCGAGGGTTCAACTGTGACCGTGGACTCAAACGGCAAGGATATCCTTGTTGACGTCTCGGAAGAAGAACAGTGA
- a CDS encoding Hsp20/alpha crystallin family protein: MRFGLTRWQPARAARWDPLDEMRQMQDQINDMFKEISFGDKWSESGVLAPLVDVKDEGDNISVTTDLPGANKEDVDIDVRDNIITISAKCERESGDCDEGYTRRERTYSMFSRTLTLPERVTSDGAKARLEDGVLKITLPKLQIEEKKKIMIE; encoded by the coding sequence ATGAGATTTGGACTGACAAGATGGCAGCCAGCGAGGGCAGCAAGATGGGACCCTCTGGACGAAATGAGGCAAATGCAAGATCAGATAAACGATATGTTCAAAGAGATAAGTTTCGGGGACAAATGGTCCGAAAGTGGAGTTCTGGCACCACTAGTGGATGTGAAGGATGAAGGCGACAATATATCGGTGACAACCGATCTTCCGGGCGCCAACAAGGAAGATGTTGATATCGATGTCAGGGATAACATAATCACCATATCCGCAAAATGCGAAAGGGAATCCGGGGATTGCGATGAAGGTTATACCCGCAGGGAAAGGACCTACAGCATGTTCTCCAGAACACTCACACTTCCGGAAAGGGTAACATCCGACGGAGCAAAAGCCCGGCTTGAAGACGGTGTCCTGAAAATTACACTTCCGAAGCTTCAGATAGAAGAGAAGAAAAAGATAATGATCGAATAA
- the groL gene encoding chaperonin GroEL (60 kDa chaperone family; promotes refolding of misfolded polypeptides especially under stressful conditions; forms two stacked rings of heptamers to form a barrel-shaped 14mer; ends can be capped by GroES; misfolded proteins enter the barrel where they are refolded when GroES binds) — protein sequence MAKQIMFDVDARKALLNGVDKVANTVKITLGPKGRNVVLDKASSPVVTNDGVTIAKEIELVDKFENMGAKLVKEVASKTQDNTGDGTTTATLLAQAIITEGLRNITSGANPIEVKRGIEKATEKVVADLKEKSKDVKDKHKITQVATISANNDEEIGNLIADAMERVGYNGVITVENAKTMETSLEVVEGMQFERGFVSPYMATDQEKMTCEFEDPYLLITDRKISTMNQIIPVLEKVAKEGRPLVMIAKDIEGDAEAALILNIIRGSLKVCAVKAPGFGDEQKEMLEDIAVLTGGVVISEDKGMKLEEFSEDMLGHARKVNIDKNKTTVVEGKGEKGAIEQRMSLIESQVNVTDAEFKKKELKKRLAKLGGGVAVIKVGAATETEVKEKKMRIDDALNATKAAVEEGVVAGGGVTLFHAASILEDMELEGDQNIGLNIVRRALEEPVRQIAVNAGREGAEVVARIKAEANEQLGYNAKTDTFEDLFEAGVIDPTKVVRSGLQNAASIASMVLTTEALVTDYDDEKDQHAPAIII from the coding sequence ATGGCTAAACAGATCATGTTTGATGTGGATGCACGTAAAGCATTGTTAAACGGTGTTGACAAAGTAGCCAATACCGTAAAGATAACGCTGGGTCCGAAGGGACGCAATGTTGTACTTGACAAGGCAAGTAGCCCGGTGGTCACCAATGACGGTGTGACCATTGCAAAGGAGATCGAGCTTGTGGACAAGTTCGAAAATATGGGTGCAAAGCTTGTCAAAGAAGTAGCTTCAAAGACACAGGATAATACCGGTGACGGTACAACAACCGCTACCCTGCTTGCACAAGCTATAATCACCGAAGGTTTAAGGAACATAACCTCAGGTGCCAACCCAATTGAAGTAAAGAGGGGAATTGAGAAGGCAACGGAAAAGGTTGTCGCGGACCTGAAGGAAAAGAGCAAGGATGTCAAGGACAAGCACAAGATCACCCAGGTAGCTACAATCTCAGCCAATAATGATGAAGAGATAGGCAACCTCATAGCCGATGCGATGGAGAGGGTAGGTTACAATGGTGTTATCACAGTTGAGAACGCCAAGACCATGGAAACATCCCTTGAGGTCGTGGAAGGTATGCAGTTTGAACGCGGTTTCGTTTCCCCGTATATGGCCACTGATCAGGAGAAGATGACCTGTGAATTCGAGGATCCGTATCTTCTGATAACTGACAGGAAGATCAGCACCATGAACCAGATCATCCCCGTGCTGGAAAAGGTAGCAAAGGAAGGCAGGCCTCTTGTAATGATCGCCAAGGATATTGAAGGCGATGCAGAGGCAGCACTGATCTTAAACATCATCCGTGGATCTCTTAAGGTATGTGCGGTCAAGGCACCGGGCTTCGGTGACGAGCAGAAGGAGATGCTTGAGGATATCGCAGTACTCACGGGTGGTGTCGTGATCAGCGAGGACAAGGGCATGAAACTCGAGGAATTCTCTGAGGACATGCTCGGACACGCCCGCAAGGTCAATATCGACAAGAACAAGACAACCGTTGTTGAAGGCAAGGGCGAGAAGGGTGCCATCGAGCAGAGAATGTCCCTTATCGAATCCCAGGTCAATGTAACCGATGCCGAGTTCAAGAAGAAGGAACTAAAGAAGCGTCTTGCAAAACTCGGTGGCGGAGTCGCAGTCATCAAGGTAGGTGCTGCAACAGAGACCGAGGTTAAGGAAAAGAAGATGAGGATCGATGACGCACTGAACGCAACAAAGGCAGCCGTGGAAGAAGGTGTTGTCGCAGGAGGCGGTGTAACACTGTTCCATGCTGCATCAATACTTGAGGATATGGAACTGGAAGGCGATCAGAACATCGGTCTGAATATTGTCAGGCGTGCACTTGAGGAGCCTGTGAGACAGATCGCTGTCAATGCAGGTCGGGAAGGTGCCGAGGTCGTTGCAAGGATCAAGGCCGAAGCGAACGAACAGCTTGGTTACAATGCAAAGACCGATACATTCGAGGACCTCTTCGAGGCCGGTGTGATCGATCCGACAAAAGTTGTCAGAAGCGGCCTTCAGAATGCAGCATCCATTGCAAGCATGGTGCTGACCACAGAGGCACTTGTGACCGACTACGATGATGAGAAGGACCAGCATGCACCAGCGATCATAATCTGA
- the groES gene encoding co-chaperone GroES: MIIRPIGERVLIKAVKKAEVTESGIFIPDSAQEEKKEGIVVGVGTFEDGKTLPLKAGDHIIYGGYRSDEVDVEGEKHLFIDFKDVLAVVEE; the protein is encoded by the coding sequence ATGATTATAAGGCCAATCGGAGAAAGAGTGTTAATAAAAGCTGTCAAGAAGGCAGAGGTCACGGAAAGTGGTATATTTATCCCTGACTCCGCCCAGGAAGAGAAGAAGGAAGGTATCGTAGTAGGAGTAGGTACCTTCGAAGATGGCAAAACGCTTCCACTTAAAGCCGGAGATCACATAATATATGGTGGTTACAGGAGCGATGAGGTCGATGTTGAAGGAGAAAAACACCTGTTCATCGATTTCAAGGACGTATTAGCTGTGGTGGAAGAGTAA
- a CDS encoding winged helix-turn-helix transcriptional regulator, with amino-acid sequence MARQILLIKLEKPREKKLEQDIHWLCNSFGLSSGRDTENLATRIVIDLLQQISEDEERVSSDKIADSLEITPSRVNHHVRNLINAGLLYRERRRLHLRGGSLKAAVQEMRKDSERIFDELEEIAEEIDNQVGLKNR; translated from the coding sequence ATGGCACGGCAGATACTACTTATCAAACTGGAAAAGCCACGGGAGAAAAAACTCGAACAGGATATCCACTGGCTGTGCAACAGCTTTGGATTATCATCAGGCAGAGATACGGAAAACCTTGCAACCAGGATCGTTATCGACCTGCTACAGCAGATTTCAGAGGATGAGGAAAGAGTTTCATCTGATAAGATAGCAGACAGCCTCGAAATAACACCATCAAGGGTCAATCACCATGTACGCAATCTTATCAACGCAGGACTGCTATACAGGGAAAGAAGAAGACTCCACCTGCGAGGAGGAAGTCTCAAGGCTGCGGTCCAGGAAATGAGAAAGGATTCCGAGCGCATATTCGATGAGCTCGAAGAGATTGCCGAGGAGATCGACAACCAGGTGGGATTAAAGAACCGATAG
- a CDS encoding molybdopterin synthase — MKVICVAGYKKTGKTTLVTRLVEALSEKGSVGTVKLMFHHRFNPGNTDTGKHFDAGAQGVVAITEDELVTIKRDPTLDDALDSLADMGMDFAIVEGAKSSSLPKIVLGEAAEKEDMSNVVARLPEKSDPDIGELVDLVLQQDDWVTLESLIRKVKSNPDIKFSGGIATFTGIVRQVTGETQTTALEFEKYADVAEKAMDKICTEMKQREGIIDVVMHHRTGLIKVGEDIVYIVVAAGHRKELFIALIDSLERLKEEVPIWKKEFTIDGDFWVHDKTEE; from the coding sequence ATGAAAGTAATCTGTGTTGCAGGCTATAAGAAGACCGGCAAGACAACACTTGTCACCCGTCTTGTTGAAGCTCTTTCTGAAAAAGGGTCAGTGGGTACGGTCAAACTGATGTTCCATCATCGTTTCAATCCCGGGAACACCGATACGGGGAAACACTTCGATGCAGGTGCACAGGGCGTTGTTGCCATAACAGAGGATGAACTTGTCACTATCAAAAGAGATCCAACCCTTGATGATGCCCTTGACTCCCTTGCAGACATGGGTATGGACTTTGCCATAGTGGAAGGTGCAAAAAGTAGTTCTCTGCCAAAGATAGTCCTTGGCGAGGCTGCAGAAAAGGAGGATATGAGCAATGTTGTTGCCCGGCTTCCCGAAAAATCTGACCCGGACATCGGGGAACTTGTTGATCTTGTCCTGCAGCAGGATGATTGGGTAACCCTGGAATCGCTTATCCGTAAGGTCAAGAGCAATCCTGATATCAAATTCTCAGGAGGCATTGCCACTTTCACCGGCATCGTCCGCCAGGTTACAGGTGAAACTCAAACCACGGCTCTTGAATTTGAGAAATATGCCGATGTTGCCGAAAAGGCAATGGATAAGATCTGTACTGAAATGAAACAGAGAGAGGGCATCATCGATGTTGTAATGCATCACCGCACCGGTCTTATCAAAGTCGGCGAGGATATCGTCTATATTGTAGTTGCAGCAGGTCACAGAAAAGAACTATTCATCGCTCTTATTGATTCACTTGAACGATTGAAGGAAGAAGTACCCATATGGAAAAAAGAATTCACGATAGACGGTGATTTCTGGGTTCACGACAAAACAGAAGAATGA
- the radC gene encoding RadC family protein, protein MNEYKICIREMPEDERPRERLLKYGPEALSNAELLAIILRTGSRKENVVNMCSRIFSEYSLKRLSQANIKQLMQIHGIGAAKAAQIAAVFELARKLEGFTDDPKRKIRSPADVYSLLYPKMREHKRERLVALLLDTKNQVLREELISIGSLNANIVHPREVFKAALMESCASVILSHNHPSGDPTPSREDIAVTEKLVEGGKLLGIDVLDHVVIGDGRYVSLKDEGYVR, encoded by the coding sequence ATGAATGAGTATAAAATATGCATTCGTGAGATGCCCGAAGATGAGCGTCCCAGGGAGAGACTGCTCAAATACGGACCTGAAGCATTATCAAATGCGGAACTGCTGGCCATTATTCTAAGAACGGGGTCCAGGAAGGAAAATGTAGTCAATATGTGCAGCCGCATATTTTCGGAATACAGCCTCAAAAGACTGAGCCAGGCAAATATCAAACAGCTCATGCAGATACACGGCATTGGTGCCGCAAAGGCTGCACAGATAGCAGCAGTATTCGAACTTGCCCGCAAACTGGAAGGATTTACGGATGATCCAAAACGCAAGATCAGATCCCCTGCAGATGTATATTCACTGCTTTATCCAAAAATGCGCGAGCATAAAAGGGAAAGACTTGTGGCCCTGCTTCTGGATACAAAGAACCAGGTACTGCGTGAGGAACTAATCTCCATCGGCAGCCTGAATGCAAATATCGTTCACCCAAGAGAGGTATTCAAAGCAGCACTTATGGAATCATGTGCTTCCGTAATTCTCTCACACAACCACCCTTCAGGTGATCCCACACCAAGCAGGGAGGACATTGCAGTAACAGAGAAGCTTGTGGAAGGTGGGAAACTACTGGGAATTGATGTGCTGGACCATGTTGTCATCGGGGATGGGAGGTATGTGAGTCTTAAGGATGAGGGATATGTGAGATAG
- the mmp11 gene encoding methanogenesis marker protein 11 — MKEIELEDPYTIPYKGIYVVCDKNNEYAEIIEHTNCYGGAAWSKFHYSHSPLILNTRSIGNMIRYLVRTGSSTLDLKPSRSAAGIESVIVSGDEIHISYSGLGGGGVGATKCRALAEGVLRYECTESGGGRAAKGTIVVPRRERVLIGIDDTDTKETGATWTLTHNIAKELDCPESVYLSHTLVQLYPVEARTQNCVSTVLEFGCTGDLAKRELLENTKAALKKYSASDQTGMVVLSDFDPKEVYEYSKQCRSGELTKDYAMQYASEHGVDVWMDGNGVIGALASLAWFARPDESIRLEAEIE, encoded by the coding sequence ATGAAAGAGATTGAACTTGAGGATCCATACACGATTCCTTATAAAGGGATCTATGTTGTATGCGATAAAAACAACGAATACGCGGAGATCATCGAACATACGAACTGTTATGGTGGTGCCGCATGGTCTAAGTTCCATTATTCGCACTCACCTCTTATCCTGAATACAAGGTCTATAGGGAATATGATACGCTACCTTGTAAGGACAGGATCATCCACTCTTGATCTGAAACCCTCCAGATCGGCAGCGGGCATCGAATCCGTAATCGTCAGTGGTGATGAGATCCACATAAGCTATTCCGGGCTTGGAGGTGGCGGGGTAGGTGCGACTAAGTGCAGGGCACTTGCCGAAGGAGTATTGCGCTACGAGTGTACAGAATCTGGCGGCGGGCGTGCTGCAAAAGGTACGATTGTTGTTCCCAGAAGGGAAAGGGTACTCATTGGCATCGACGACACGGACACAAAGGAAACCGGAGCTACGTGGACACTTACCCACAACATAGCAAAGGAACTCGATTGCCCCGAATCTGTTTACCTGTCACATACCCTGGTACAGCTCTATCCGGTTGAAGCCAGGACACAGAATTGTGTTTCCACTGTGCTTGAATTTGGCTGCACGGGCGATCTGGCAAAGAGAGAGTTGCTGGAAAATACGAAGGCAGCACTTAAAAAATACAGCGCCTCTGACCAGACAGGAATGGTCGTACTATCGGACTTTGATCCAAAAGAAGTGTACGAGTATAGCAAACAGTGTCGTTCCGGCGAACTGACAAAGGACTATGCAATGCAGTATGCCAGTGAGCATGGAGTTGATGTATGGATGGACGGAAACGGTGTCATAGGTGCGCTTGCATCACTTGCATGGTTTGCCCGTCCCGATGAATCAATCCGCCTTGAAGCTGAGATCGAATAG
- a CDS encoding thiamine pyrophosphate-dependent enzyme: protein MKSNPDTTGLDALYLAAIDSDVEFITTVAGFPITAVAGKFMQEKDAHNYDIHWITNEKSALETALGASVTGRRSMVMVKHVGMNVLSDPLMTAVLHTIGAGLVILAGDDPAAAASQNEQDSRWYGKISELLVLDPATPEDAYKCLRRAFELSEESKVPVIIRITDRLEKSKGDLEREIERDGPVIRNKFDGSIWKLTMHGKHQRFHQESYPLLIKESETSPLNRITENDGEIGIISSGYPAAIVNELISSNTEYSDLSHLILNVVSPFPFDLVSRFVRKHRHILVIEESEDFIESHLNVLGNIRGKTSGHVPVGLVSKEHIEFALKNIDKYSIKRYTGIQTIESRGSRPICETCPYMPLYHVLKEVDVMVAGDMGCSIRTAPEPFCAVNTGFSLGGAISTACGFKEKGIAVIGDFGLVHSGIVGLVNAVNSGFELLVIILDNRVAAMTGGQDTPDIKETVRSLVPDMTVLDVDEMINVGGIHHTREELEDIIRKKLSSQGISVLYLQGRCILY from the coding sequence ATGAAGAGTAATCCCGATACTACCGGACTTGATGCATTATATCTTGCAGCCATTGACTCGGATGTGGAGTTCATCACCACGGTTGCAGGATTCCCTATTACTGCAGTTGCCGGGAAATTCATGCAGGAAAAAGATGCACATAACTACGATATCCACTGGATCACAAACGAGAAATCCGCGCTTGAGACAGCACTGGGAGCATCCGTCACAGGCCGCAGGTCCATGGTAATGGTCAAGCATGTGGGTATGAATGTACTCTCAGATCCCCTCATGACGGCAGTGCTGCACACTATCGGAGCAGGCCTTGTTATTCTTGCAGGGGACGACCCCGCAGCAGCCGCATCACAGAACGAGCAGGACTCCCGATGGTACGGTAAAATTTCCGAACTCTTGGTTCTTGACCCTGCAACACCTGAGGATGCGTATAAATGTCTAAGAAGAGCCTTTGAATTGTCCGAAGAGTCAAAGGTACCTGTGATTATCAGAATCACCGACAGGCTTGAAAAGAGTAAAGGTGACCTTGAAAGAGAGATTGAAAGAGACGGTCCTGTTATCAGGAACAAATTTGACGGATCTATCTGGAAACTCACCATGCACGGGAAGCACCAGCGCTTCCATCAGGAATCCTATCCCCTCCTGATCAAAGAGTCCGAAACCAGCCCACTGAACAGAATAACAGAGAATGATGGAGAAATCGGTATAATCTCATCGGGATATCCGGCAGCAATAGTTAATGAGCTCATATCTTCGAACACAGAATACTCAGACTTATCGCATCTGATACTCAATGTGGTATCACCATTCCCCTTCGACCTGGTAAGCAGATTTGTCAGGAAACACAGGCACATACTGGTAATTGAAGAAAGTGAGGACTTCATCGAATCCCATCTGAATGTGCTGGGCAATATCAGAGGCAAAACCAGCGGACATGTACCTGTCGGACTCGTTAGTAAAGAACACATCGAATTTGCTCTTAAGAACATCGATAAATACAGTATCAAAAGATATACCGGAATCCAGACCATAGAGTCAAGGGGTTCCCGGCCCATATGTGAGACATGTCCCTACATGCCCCTCTATCATGTTCTGAAAGAGGTGGATGTGATGGTTGCCGGTGACATGGGATGTTCCATCCGTACGGCTCCTGAACCGTTTTGTGCAGTGAATACCGGATTCTCACTTGGGGGAGCCATTTCCACAGCATGTGGTTTTAAAGAAAAGGGAATTGCAGTAATCGGGGATTTCGGACTTGTACATTCCGGGATAGTGGGACTGGTAAATGCAGTGAACTCCGGGTTTGAGCTTCTTGTGATAATCCTTGACAACAGGGTGGCAGCCATGACCGGAGGCCAGGATACGCCCGATATTAAGGAAACCGTACGCTCACTTGTTCCTGACATGACAGTTCTTGATGTCGATGAAATGATAAATGTCGGTGGGATTCATCATACCCGGGAAGAACTTGAAGATATAATCAGGAAAAAACTCAGCTCACAGGGTATATCAGTGCTTTACCTGCAGGGCAGGTGTATCCTTTACTGA
- a CDS encoding VOC family protein: protein MDRVTHFHIPAENMRRAKIFYREMFGWEFMETGMDQDYTMATTVKTDEEQMPLEPGAINGALFLRRRPEESPSVVLSVEDIQGYVERVEKAGGQIVSPVAQVEDFGLFAEIRDTEGNLLGLWQDLTESD, encoded by the coding sequence ATGGACAGAGTAACACACTTTCATATTCCTGCGGAAAATATGCGCCGGGCCAAGATATTTTACAGGGAGATGTTCGGCTGGGAATTCATGGAAACCGGCATGGACCAGGATTATACAATGGCAACGACTGTTAAGACCGATGAGGAACAGATGCCTCTTGAGCCAGGAGCCATAAACGGAGCACTATTTCTCAGAAGAAGACCTGAAGAAAGCCCTTCTGTTGTCCTCAGCGTGGAGGATATCCAGGGTTACGTTGAAAGAGTAGAGAAGGCAGGTGGACAGATAGTCAGCCCCGTTGCCCAGGTTGAAGATTTCGGACTGTTTGCGGAGATCCGGGATACAGAAGGTAATTTACTTGGATTGTGGCAGGATTTGACTGAATCCGATTGA